In Streptomyces sp. P3, one DNA window encodes the following:
- a CDS encoding IclR family transcriptional regulator: MTAETSQTLDRGLKVLKLLADTDHGLTVTELSNKLGVNRTVVYRLLATLEQHALVRRDLGGRARVGLGVLRLGRQVHPLVREAALPALRSLAEDIGATAHLTLVDGTEALAVAVVEPSWTDYHVAYRAGFRHPLDRGAAGRAILSARQKTSRHADEPGYTLTHGELEAGASGAAAPLLGVTGVEGSVGVVMLADAVPERVGPRVVDAAREVAEALR; this comes from the coding sequence GTGACCGCGGAGACCTCTCAGACGCTCGACCGGGGACTGAAAGTCCTCAAGCTGCTGGCCGACACCGACCACGGACTGACCGTCACCGAGCTTTCCAACAAACTGGGCGTCAACCGGACCGTTGTGTACCGGTTGCTCGCCACGCTGGAGCAGCACGCGCTCGTACGGCGTGACCTGGGCGGACGAGCCCGGGTCGGCCTCGGGGTGCTGCGCCTCGGCCGCCAGGTGCATCCGCTGGTACGGGAGGCCGCGCTGCCCGCGCTGCGCTCGCTCGCCGAGGACATAGGCGCGACCGCGCATCTGACGCTGGTGGACGGGACGGAGGCGCTCGCCGTCGCCGTCGTCGAGCCGAGCTGGACGGACTACCACGTGGCCTACCGGGCCGGGTTCCGGCATCCGCTGGACCGTGGGGCGGCCGGCCGGGCGATCCTCTCCGCCCGGCAGAAGACGTCGCGTCACGCGGACGAGCCCGGCTACACGCTGACGCACGGGGAGCTGGAGGCGGGCGCGAGCGGCGCGGCCGCACCGCTGCTGGGTGTGACCGGCGTCGAGGGCAGCGTGGGCGTGGTGATGCTGGCCGACGCCGTGCCGGAGCGGGTCGGCCCGCGCGTCGTGGACGCGGCACGCGAAGTGGCGGAGGCGCTGCGCTGA
- a CDS encoding DEAD/DEAH box helicase, with the protein MTTTAATSTSHHLSPAFPGRAPWGTAGKLRAWQQGAMERYLQEQPRDFLAVATPGAGKTTFALTLASWLLHHHVVQQVTVVAPTEHLKKQWAEAASRIGIRLDPEYSAGPLSKDYHGVAVTYAGVGVRPMLHRNRSEQRKTLVILDEIHHAGDSKSWGEACLEAFEPATRRLALTGTPFRSDTNPIPFVTYEEGDDGIRRSAADYTYGYGSALADHVVRPVIFLSYSGNMRWRTKAGDEIAARLGEPMTKDAISQAWRTALDPRGEWMPSVLRAADQRLTEVRKAIPDAGALVIASDQDSARAYAKLIREITGSKATLVLSDDTGASRRIDDFSGSTDRWMVAVRMVSEGVDVPRLAVGVYATTISTPLFFAQAVGRFVRSRRRGETASVFLPTVPDLLGFAGEMERERDHVLDKPKKQGEEDPYAESEKEMDEANREQDEDTGEQEQFAFEALESEAVFDRVTYNGAEFGMQAHPGSEEEQDYLGIPGLLEPDQVQLLLQKRQAKQIAHSRKRPDAEADLLELPAERRPVVSHKEMMELRKQLNTMVAAYVHQSGKPHGVIHTELRRVCGGPPSAEATAGQLRQRIAKVQEWATRMK; encoded by the coding sequence GTGACTACCACCGCCGCCACCTCCACCTCCCACCACCTGTCGCCCGCCTTCCCCGGCCGCGCCCCCTGGGGCACCGCCGGCAAACTGCGGGCCTGGCAGCAGGGGGCGATGGAGAGATACCTCCAGGAGCAGCCGCGCGACTTCCTGGCCGTCGCCACCCCCGGCGCCGGCAAGACGACGTTCGCGCTGACCCTCGCCTCCTGGCTGCTGCACCATCACGTCGTGCAGCAGGTGACCGTGGTCGCGCCGACCGAACACCTGAAGAAGCAGTGGGCGGAGGCGGCGTCCCGCATAGGCATCCGGCTCGATCCCGAGTACAGCGCCGGACCGCTCAGCAAGGACTACCACGGCGTCGCCGTGACCTACGCGGGTGTCGGCGTGCGCCCGATGCTGCACCGCAACCGCAGCGAGCAGCGCAAGACCCTCGTCATCCTCGACGAGATCCACCACGCCGGCGACAGCAAGTCGTGGGGCGAGGCGTGCCTCGAGGCGTTCGAGCCGGCTACCCGCCGCCTCGCACTCACCGGCACGCCGTTCCGGTCGGACACCAACCCCATCCCGTTCGTCACGTACGAGGAAGGCGACGACGGCATCCGGCGGTCCGCCGCCGACTACACCTACGGGTACGGGTCGGCGCTCGCCGACCACGTCGTGCGGCCCGTCATCTTCCTCTCCTACAGCGGCAACATGCGCTGGCGCACCAAGGCCGGCGACGAGATCGCGGCCCGGCTCGGCGAGCCGATGACGAAGGACGCGATCAGCCAGGCCTGGCGCACCGCGCTCGACCCGCGCGGCGAGTGGATGCCGAGCGTGCTGCGCGCCGCCGACCAGCGCCTCACCGAGGTCAGGAAGGCCATCCCGGACGCCGGTGCGCTCGTCATCGCCTCCGACCAGGACTCCGCCCGCGCCTACGCCAAGCTGATCCGGGAGATCACCGGCTCGAAGGCGACCCTCGTCCTGTCCGACGACACCGGCGCGTCGCGTCGCATCGACGACTTCAGCGGCAGCACCGACCGCTGGATGGTCGCCGTGCGCATGGTGTCCGAGGGTGTCGACGTGCCGCGCCTCGCGGTCGGGGTGTACGCCACCACCATCTCCACACCGCTCTTCTTCGCCCAGGCCGTCGGACGTTTCGTGCGGTCCCGGCGGCGCGGCGAGACCGCCTCCGTCTTCCTGCCGACCGTGCCCGACCTGCTCGGTTTCGCGGGGGAGATGGAGCGCGAGCGCGACCACGTCCTCGACAAGCCCAAGAAGCAGGGCGAGGAGGATCCGTACGCCGAGTCCGAGAAGGAGATGGACGAGGCGAACCGGGAACAGGACGAGGACACCGGCGAGCAGGAGCAGTTCGCCTTCGAGGCGCTGGAGTCCGAGGCCGTCTTCGACCGGGTGACGTACAACGGGGCCGAGTTCGGCATGCAGGCCCACCCCGGCAGCGAGGAGGAGCAGGACTACCTCGGCATCCCGGGGCTGCTGGAGCCCGACCAGGTGCAACTGCTGCTGCAGAAGCGGCAGGCCAAGCAGATCGCGCACAGCAGGAAACGGCCGGACGCCGAGGCCGATCTGCTGGAGCTGCCCGCCGAGCGGCGGCCGGTCGTCTCGCACAAGGAGATGATGGAGCTGCGCAAGCAGCTCAACACCATGGTGGCCGCGTACGTGCACCAGAGCGGCAAGCCGCACGGGGTGATCCACACCGAGCTGCGGCGGGTGTGCGGCGGACCGCCGAGCGCGGAGGCGACGGCGGGACAACTGCGCCAGCGCATCGCCAAGGTGCAGGAGTGGGCGACCCGGATGAAGTGA